TGGCATCGTGGCCGTGGGAAACGCCCCTACCGCACTTTTGGCCACCTTGCGTTTTTTGCGTAAAAACCCGCGCGAGCTCCTCATCGTTGGGCTTCCGGTAGGTTTTGTAAAGGCGGCTGAGGCCAAGCTACTTTTACGCCTGCATAAAGGGCCTTACATTACCAACTTTGGCCCCCGGGGAGGCACCCCGGCAGCGTGTGCTATTTTGAACGCCCTTATTGGTCTTGCCCATGAAAAAGAGGCTTAGGACCGGCTACACCACCGGGGCTTGTGCCGCTGCGGCCACCAAGGCCGCCCTGCTTTACCTGCTTTCTGGCAAAAGGCCCACAAAAGTCGAGCTAACGCTTCCCACGGGGACCAAAATCCCCATCCCGGTGGCAGAGGTCTTTAAAAACAGCAAAGGGGTGCAGGCCACGGTGATAAAAGACGCTGGAGACGACCCAGACGTGACAAACGGCGCCGAAATAGTGGCCAGGGTGCGCCTTCTCACGGAGCAAAAAATCCTGATCCGCGGGGGAAAGGGCGTAGGCGTGGTGACCAAACCCGGGCTTCCCGTGCCCCCTGGCGAGCCTGCCATAAACCCTACCCCGCGCCAAATGATCGAACAGGCCGCCCGGGAGGTCTTAGAAAACGGCCAGGGCGCGGAGATCACCATAATCGTCCCAGAAGGCGAAAAGCTTGCCCAAAAGACCCTTAACCCCCGGCTTGGTATCGTGGGAGGTATTTCCATCCTTGGCACCACGGGCCTTGTTAAGCCTGTTTCCGCTGAGGCCTGGCTGGCCACCATTGAGACAAGCCTGAGTGTGGCCAGGGCCCTTGGTCTTGAACAGGTAGTACTTTCCTTTGGGCGCGCCTCAGAGCTCTCTCACATGAAACACTTTGGCTTTCCCGAGGAGGCTTACGTGCCCATGGGAGACTACGTGGAGTTTTCCGTAAAGGCCGCCTTCCGTTACGGCTTCAAAAAAATCGACCTCTGCGGCCAGTGGGCCAAGCTTTTAAAATGCGCGCTTGTGGCGGAAAACCCACCTGCTGTGCCAGAAGACTACGGCTTTACCACCCACGTGCGCCACGGCATGGTACGCCCTGATGAGGCCCAAAGGGCCTTTGCCAGATGGGGCATAAAGCTCCCTGAGCTTCCCCCGCTAAATACCGCCCGCGAGCTCCTGTTATTTATCCAAAAAATGCCTGAAAACTTGCAAAAAGAGGTCTTTTCCGCGGTATTAAAAAGGGTTAAAAAGCTCGCCCAGGCCTTTGCCCCAGAGGTAGAAACCAGGGTTGTCCTTATATCCTACCAGCGGGAGGTGCTCTTTGTGCTTTAAAATTTCCCTCATCGGTGTTTCAGGAGAAGGCCTTAGCGCCCAATCACAAGCCCTCCTTGAGAAAGCAGAAAAAATCATCTGCGCAAAGGGCCTTTTGTCTCGCTTTAAATTACCTGACATGAAAAAGGTCTTAACCTACCAGAAGCTCGAAGAGGCCCTTTTTCTGCTCAAAGAAGCCCAGAAAGAAGGCTATCCCGTGGCCTTTCTGGCAAGCGGTGATCCGCTTTTTTTCGGCATTGGGCGTCTGCTGCTCAAGCACTTTGGTCCAGAGGTGATTGAGATTTTTCCGGCGCTTAGTTCAGTCCAGCTTGCCGCCTCTCGATTCAAAATCCCCTGGGATGACTTCTTTTTTGTGAGCCTCCACGGCGCATCCCGCAAGAAACGAAGCTTTTTGCTGGAAGAAATCCCGGGGCTGCTTCGTGTTTACGGAAAAGTAGGAGTCTTTACCGACCCTGTGAACACCCCTTCCCGTCTTGCCGCCTACTTAAAAGACCGGGTTCTTAAAGAAGACTTAACGGTCTTTGTGGCTGAACGCCTGGGCTTTCCCGAAGAAAAGCTCTATCAAGGCACAGCAGCAGAATTTGCCGCAAAGGAATTTGCCCACCCAAACCTGGTCTTTTTGGTCTATTCCCGCCCAAAAGAGGCCTTTTTTGGGCTTTCAGACCGGGAAATTGCCCACCCTGAAGGCCTTCTGACCAAAGAAGAAGTGCGGGCCGTGGTGGTGCACAAGCTAAGGCTCCCTGAGCAAGGAGTTTTCTGGGATGTGGGCGCAGGGGCCGGGGGGATATCCTGTGAAGTGGCAGCGCTTAAGCCGCTTCTCAGGGTCTTTTCTGTGGAAAAAGAAAAGGCCCGTTTCGAACTCCTTTGCCAAAACAGAAAACACCTTGGGCTCCTTAACCTTGA
The DNA window shown above is from Thermodesulfatator atlanticus DSM 21156 and carries:
- a CDS encoding bifunctional cobalt-precorrin-7 (C(5))-methyltransferase/cobalt-precorrin-6B (C(15))-methyltransferase, translated to MCFKISLIGVSGEGLSAQSQALLEKAEKIICAKGLLSRFKLPDMKKVLTYQKLEEALFLLKEAQKEGYPVAFLASGDPLFFGIGRLLLKHFGPEVIEIFPALSSVQLAASRFKIPWDDFFFVSLHGASRKKRSFLLEEIPGLLRVYGKVGVFTDPVNTPSRLAAYLKDRVLKEDLTVFVAERLGFPEEKLYQGTAAEFAAKEFAHPNLVFLVYSRPKEAFFGLSDREIAHPEGLLTKEEVRAVVVHKLRLPEQGVFWDVGAGAGGISCEVAALKPLLRVFSVEKEKARFELLCQNRKHLGLLNLEPVKGFAPQVLFDLPSPERVFIGGSGGKLLEILELCCQRTRGRIVATFTLLENFSLALDFFKSRGMLKEVIELQVSRSKALSAGQFLKALNPVFVVVAEPC
- the cbiD gene encoding cobalt-precorrin-5B (C(1))-methyltransferase CbiD, which codes for MKKRLRTGYTTGACAAAATKAALLYLLSGKRPTKVELTLPTGTKIPIPVAEVFKNSKGVQATVIKDAGDDPDVTNGAEIVARVRLLTEQKILIRGGKGVGVVTKPGLPVPPGEPAINPTPRQMIEQAAREVLENGQGAEITIIVPEGEKLAQKTLNPRLGIVGGISILGTTGLVKPVSAEAWLATIETSLSVARALGLEQVVLSFGRASELSHMKHFGFPEEAYVPMGDYVEFSVKAAFRYGFKKIDLCGQWAKLLKCALVAENPPAVPEDYGFTTHVRHGMVRPDEAQRAFARWGIKLPELPPLNTARELLLFIQKMPENLQKEVFSAVLKRVKKLAQAFAPEVETRVVLISYQREVLFVL